In one Bacillus thuringiensis genomic region, the following are encoded:
- a CDS encoding ABC transporter ATP-binding protein codes for MKSVIEVQGLRKEFTAYSSRPGLKGAFRDLLNRNYKIVPAVNDVSFTVKQGEMVGYIGENGAGKSTTIKMLTGILTPTSGEILVNGMNPHKQREEFVRTIGVVFGQRSQLWWDIAVQESFRLLKKVYGVSDAQYKEHMEHVIETLDIGPLLDKPVRKLSLGQRMRCELAAALIHNPPLLFLDEPTIGLDVLVKLKIREFLKEMNERYKTTILLTTHDITDIEALCERVIMLDEGNIMYDGSLSNLRTQWGAEKEIHFQFIAPVSYQALSMVMPDSHVVWSKAKEENAWVAKIPNEEVIISMLISKVVQAFQIKDLKINEVSTEEIIRNIYEEGIKHG; via the coding sequence ATGAAGTCGGTAATTGAGGTACAAGGGTTACGTAAAGAATTTACAGCCTATTCAAGTCGTCCGGGTTTAAAGGGTGCATTTCGCGATTTATTAAATCGTAATTATAAAATAGTACCAGCAGTAAATGATGTATCTTTTACTGTAAAACAAGGTGAGATGGTTGGTTATATCGGTGAGAACGGTGCTGGTAAATCAACAACAATTAAAATGCTTACGGGGATTTTGACTCCGACATCAGGAGAGATTTTAGTAAATGGGATGAACCCACATAAGCAGAGAGAAGAATTTGTAAGAACCATTGGTGTTGTTTTCGGTCAACGCTCACAACTTTGGTGGGATATTGCTGTACAAGAATCTTTTCGTTTATTAAAAAAAGTGTACGGTGTATCAGACGCTCAGTATAAAGAGCATATGGAACACGTGATTGAAACGTTAGATATTGGTCCTTTATTAGATAAGCCAGTTCGAAAGTTATCTCTAGGTCAAAGAATGCGTTGTGAATTAGCGGCAGCATTAATTCATAACCCACCGTTATTATTTTTAGATGAACCAACAATTGGGCTAGATGTACTTGTGAAATTGAAAATACGTGAATTTTTAAAAGAAATGAATGAACGTTATAAAACAACAATTTTATTAACAACCCATGATATTACTGATATTGAAGCATTATGTGAGCGTGTTATCATGCTGGATGAAGGAAATATTATGTATGACGGTTCTTTAAGTAATCTTCGTACGCAGTGGGGAGCGGAGAAGGAAATACATTTTCAGTTTATTGCACCAGTTTCCTATCAGGCTTTATCAATGGTTATGCCAGATAGTCATGTCGTTTGGTCGAAAGCGAAAGAGGAAAACGCGTGGGTTGCAAAAATACCGAATGAAGAAGTTATTATTTCAATGCTTATTTCTAAAGTAGTACAAGCCTTTCAAATTAAAGATTTAAAAATTAATGAAGTGTCTACAGAGGAAATTATTCGTAACATTTATGAAGAAGGTATTAAACATGGGTAA
- a CDS encoding ABC transporter permease, translating to MGKYIEMIRIRFLMMLAYRTNYYSGILIYTINIGAYYFLWQAIYSGKENIESLSISQMTTYIAIAWMARAFYFNNIDREIAMEIQEGRVAVELIRPYNYLGMKVMQGLGEGIFRFAFFSIPGMVIVTLLFSLQITTNFQTWLYFFLSLIFSFIINTQINLMTGMLTFFLFNNSGIMYAKRVVIDLFSGLLLPISFYPLWAQKAMMFLPFQAISYIPSMIFSEGIQGSKLYEALIFQVIWAIVLIIPIVLMWRTARKRLIVQGG from the coding sequence ATGGGTAAGTATATTGAAATGATTCGAATTCGCTTTTTAATGATGCTTGCGTATCGCACAAATTATTATAGCGGGATTTTAATTTATACGATTAATATCGGTGCTTACTATTTTTTATGGCAAGCAATTTATAGCGGAAAAGAGAATATTGAAAGTTTATCTATTTCGCAAATGACCACGTATATCGCAATCGCGTGGATGGCACGTGCCTTCTATTTTAATAATATAGATAGGGAAATTGCGATGGAGATTCAAGAAGGACGTGTGGCTGTAGAATTAATTCGTCCGTATAACTATTTGGGAATGAAAGTTATGCAAGGTCTTGGCGAGGGAATATTCCGTTTTGCCTTCTTTTCCATTCCAGGCATGGTTATCGTTACGTTATTATTTTCGTTGCAAATTACAACGAATTTTCAAACGTGGTTATATTTCTTCTTATCTTTAATATTTAGTTTTATTATTAATACACAAATTAATTTAATGACAGGAATGCTTACGTTTTTCCTATTTAATAATAGTGGGATTATGTATGCAAAACGCGTTGTTATTGATTTATTTTCAGGTCTATTATTACCAATTAGTTTTTATCCGTTATGGGCCCAAAAAGCAATGATGTTCTTACCGTTTCAGGCTATTAGTTATATTCCAAGTATGATTTTTTCTGAAGGTATACAGGGGAGTAAGTTGTATGAGGCTTTAATATTTCAAGTGATTTGGGCGATTGTACTTATTATTCCAATTGTACTCATGTGGAGAACGGCGAGAAAACGTCTAATTGTACAAGGGGGATGA
- a CDS encoding ABC transporter permease: MLYINLFLQYASQYIKTKLEYRGDFIVGLLSDLSLQAVNLIFILVVFGHTQALKGWSREEVIFIYGFFLVPFAIFSAFFNIWDFNDRYIIKGEMDRVLTRPIHSLFQIILERMELESLIGAITGIVVMGYATVELQLSFYWYDFFLFILMVGGGALVYGGIFVTLASLGFWSDAKSSIMPLMYNIGNYGRYPVNIYNRVIRFILTFVLPFAFVGVYPAAYFLRKTEWNSYAFATPIVGIICFTIAITLWNQGVKRYRGAGN; this comes from the coding sequence ATGCTATATATAAACTTATTTTTACAATATGCAAGTCAATATATAAAAACGAAATTGGAGTATCGAGGCGATTTTATTGTTGGTTTACTTTCTGATTTATCGCTTCAAGCAGTTAATTTAATATTTATTCTCGTTGTATTTGGGCATACACAAGCATTGAAGGGATGGAGTCGAGAAGAGGTAATCTTTATTTATGGTTTCTTTTTAGTACCATTTGCCATCTTTTCAGCTTTCTTTAATATATGGGATTTTAATGATCGATACATTATTAAAGGGGAGATGGATCGTGTATTAACGCGACCGATCCATAGCCTATTTCAAATTATATTAGAAAGAATGGAACTTGAATCTTTAATTGGAGCTATTACAGGGATTGTTGTAATGGGATATGCAACTGTGGAGTTACAATTATCTTTTTACTGGTATGATTTCTTCTTATTTATATTGATGGTAGGAGGAGGAGCACTTGTATATGGAGGGATATTTGTTACGCTGGCGAGCCTTGGTTTTTGGTCGGATGCGAAAAGTTCAATTATGCCTCTTATGTATAACATAGGTAATTACGGGCGCTATCCTGTTAATATTTATAATCGTGTAATTCGTTTCATTTTAACGTTTGTTTTACCGTTTGCGTTTGTTGGAGTATATCCAGCAGCATACTTTTTAAGAAAAACAGAATGGAATAGTTATGCATTTGCGACGCCAATTGTTGGTATTATCTGTTTTACGATTGCAATCACCCTCTGGAACCAAGGGGTAAAAAGGTATCGTGGCGCGGGTAATTAA
- a CDS encoding potassium channel family protein: protein MLWGFILLIAAIAILKSVQLLWSSYSDSTRFFSLYNLATLFLIYTTVLIAFGLSYVVLEEMGFAVLKEDGESLNAHSFQLVEVCLYFSAVTLLSVGYGDISPIGIGRWIAIAEALIGYTLPFAFVMRSVIDNEK, encoded by the coding sequence ATGTTATGGGGATTTATTCTATTAATTGCAGCAATCGCTATTTTGAAAAGTGTCCAATTATTATGGAGTTCCTATTCGGATTCAACGCGTTTTTTTTCGCTCTATAATTTGGCCACATTATTTTTGATCTATACAACAGTACTGATCGCGTTTGGATTAAGTTACGTTGTATTAGAGGAAATGGGTTTCGCAGTTTTGAAAGAGGACGGAGAAAGTTTGAACGCTCATTCTTTTCAACTCGTCGAAGTTTGTTTATATTTTAGCGCAGTTACTTTATTGTCTGTTGGATATGGTGACATATCTCCGATTGGAATTGGGCGATGGATTGCAATCGCAGAAGCGCTAATTGGATATACACTCCCTTTTGCTTTTGTGATGAGGTCTGTAATAGACAATGAAAAATAA